The genomic DNA ACCCTGCTTGGTGACCTGGAATTCGGCAATAGATTCTTGCGGTATGACGAATGCCTGGGTGGAGCGTTCTCCGCCGCGAATCCCACCAAAGAAAGGCTCGTTGTGATCGGCGCCATCGATGTTGATACTACTGTTGATGCCGCGCTGCCCGGACAGGGAGATCTGGTTGCGTTGCGGCTCCACCAGTACGGTGGGATTCGCTGTGATGAAATCATGAAAGCGCCGGCCGTTAATGGGCAGGTGCTCGATGGCGGTTATGTTCACCATGGTCCCCGTCTCGGAGCGAATGCTCTCGAGTCCCCCCGCAGTCACTTCGATGGTTTGGGCAACAGCACCCACTTGCATCGTAAAGTTCGCCTGCACCACGCTGCCGACGTTCAGGATGATGTCGCGCTGTTTGGCGGTAGCGAACCCACCTGCCTCGACGCTGACTTCGTAGCGGCCAGTGGGCAGTAAGACGGCGCGATATTGCCCCGCATCGTTTGTCGTCAGTTCGCGCTTCAATCCCGTGTCCACGTTTGCGATCGTCACCTTGGCGCCGGGGATAACTCCTCCGGATGCATCGGTAACCGTCCCGACAATCTGACCGGTGCTCGCCTGAGCCTGCGCGCGTAAATCTGTCGGCATCGTGAGGTGAGAAGCAAAGACAAGCAGTACCAACGCGGAGTAAAACGCCGCCTTATTCATGGAAGCCTCCTCACAAAGCATGAGTGCCCCGGGGCATCTTTCGAGCTTCAACTTGCGATTCAATTCCAGATAAGATGTAAGGAGTCGCTTGCCCGGCCCACCCACATCCTGCTTCCGCCGGACACTCCGCCCCGAAAACGGTCGAGACTTTTGTATGTTGAGATGACAGCAAAGTCAAGGGTTTTTGTGAGCCGCGGGAATGAGATGGGAGCTGAGTGTAGATAGCAAACCAAAAATAGCATCTGCCTTCGTACCAACCTGCTTGGTTTCGAGCGCCGGGAAACGATCAAGAAACAATCGAGCAGCGAGGGATGCTCGCTGCCCGAATTTGAGCAAAAGCCCTACCAGATGAACTTGATGGCCATCTGGAATTCGCGCGGTCCCCAGAGCGTGGTGCTAGCGCTGAACGGTACACCAAAGCTGGTGAGGGGACTTAGCTCCACTTCGCGCATCTGGCCGGCAGAGCAATTTCCCAGGGTTCCAGTGGACGTGCGACAGCCAGAGTTCGAAATGCGAAGCAGATCGTCATCAACACCGGCGAAGTTTGTGCGGTTGAACAGGTTGAAGGCTTCCCAGACAAACACCACTTTCTTGGCTTCGGTGACCCGGAATTCGCGCGTAGTGCGCAAGTCCACCGTGGCCAGACCGGGCCCCGTGAAGCCGTTTCGGGACTGGAAAGGCGGTCGCGAAGTGCCGCCGTAACCATTGGGTCCGAAGGTTTCCATCGCCCGAGTCCGGGAACTGCTCGTGAAACCAGTTACGTCCTGATCGATGGGTCGGCCATCGCGCAGGGTGACGATCCCGCTCCACTCGAAACCGTTCAGAATCGCTCGCAGCCCTTTGTTCTCAATCTTCCGGAAGGGCGGTTCCCAGGTGAAGTAGGCGACGAACTGCTTGCGGATGTCTAAATCGGAAAGAGCATATTCGGCCCGCTTGTTGGTGCCGTCTAGTAGTTGCGCGAAGCGGTTGAGGAACGTATTTCGCTGTTGACCGTCGTCGAGCGCCTTCGCAATGGTCAGGTGAGCGTTGAAGGCCAAACCCCCGCTAACCCGGCGTGCCACCTTTAGGACCACGGCGTGATACTGCGTGTTCACGATGCTCTCGTTTTGGAGGAGGCGCCGCACGTCTGTCCGTGGGCGGGGTCCAGTAAAGAATGGGAAGGGCCCAAAGGTTTCGCCGCCTAGGATGTAGGTCACCTGCTCGGTCGGCGGGCTGAAATTGATATCCCGCGTGATGGGCAACCGTTGTCCGCGGCTCCACAGGTACGTGGCTGAGACCGTCATGTTCGGCGAGAGGCCGTATTCGAGGGCCAGTTCGCTCATATGGATGAGCGGCCGCACGTAGTCCCGGGAGAATTGAAGCACATCCGGCGCGGCGAAAGTCCGCACGGGAGGCGCGGGCAGGACGTTGGGGTAAGTCGGGGCCGCCGCATCCCCAGGGCTGAACCCGAACGTGATAAATACGCGCTGGTTGTCAGTAAGAGCCGTGGAGATAAAGCTGTTTGAGGTTCGCCCGTAGTAGAGCCCGTAGCCACCCCGCACAATGAACCGGTGGTTGTTCCAAGGATCCCAAGAGAAACCGAAGCGC from Candidatus Acidiferrales bacterium includes the following:
- a CDS encoding carboxypeptidase-like regulatory domain-containing protein gives rise to the protein MNKAAFYSALVLLVFASHLTMPTDLRAQAQASTGQIVGTVTDASGGVIPGAKVTIANVDTGLKRELTTNDAGQYRAVLLPTGRYEVSVEAGGFATAKQRDIILNVGSVVQANFTMQVGAVAQTIEVTAGGLESIRSETGTMVNITAIEHLPINGRRFHDFITANPTVLVEPQRNQISLSGQRGINSSINIDGADHNEPFFGGIRGGERSTQAFVIPQESIAEFQVTKQG